One window from the genome of Candidatus Chlorohelix allophototropha encodes:
- a CDS encoding transposase produces the protein MELTLSPNFERKWPSLYEALQMGQVNQTRFEQTMVRYAPHPFDGERLVLAVDATNIERPFSTTSADRGWLYKHNLPNCDKPVTVGWQFSTVVVVPAQTSSHTYIVSNRRIKTSQTPAEVASQQLSELRPYFAERPLNLGDRYYPTKAFIQNSSKDYDLLLRLKSNRVFYRKVVRDEQKRGRGAPAKHGARFQCNDPNTHGLPQRVWVGTDENGHKLVVSAWTELHLREAPELALSIIRIQREAASGKTHDPLESWYVWSGQTELDLTQVWSYYKRRYSIEHGYRFDKQDLLWEKPRLRYPSQFELWTAIVSLVHDELQIAQGLGLEVLRPWENSQRKPSPQQIRRGLSGIIVQLGSPAKASKVRGNGKGRAVGTKVRPATRYKVVKKGFSTSNLTNIRC, from the coding sequence CTGGAACTGACCCTTTCGCCCAATTTTGAGCGAAAATGGCCCAGTTTGTATGAGGCTTTGCAAATGGGTCAAGTTAACCAAACTCGCTTCGAGCAAACCATGGTGCGCTACGCCCCTCATCCCTTCGATGGTGAAAGATTGGTACTGGCAGTGGATGCTACCAATATCGAGCGACCCTTTAGCACTACATCTGCAGATCGTGGCTGGCTTTACAAACACAATCTGCCCAATTGTGATAAGCCCGTGACCGTGGGTTGGCAATTCTCGACCGTGGTGGTGGTGCCGGCTCAAACCAGTAGCCATACATACATTGTCTCCAACCGCAGGATCAAAACCAGTCAAACACCAGCAGAGGTAGCCAGCCAGCAACTGAGCGAATTGCGCCCATATTTTGCTGAAAGACCGCTCAATCTGGGAGACCGGTACTACCCCACCAAAGCATTTATTCAAAATAGCAGTAAGGACTATGACTTGCTGCTGCGGCTCAAGTCTAACCGAGTATTCTATCGAAAAGTGGTGAGAGATGAGCAGAAACGAGGTCGCGGCGCTCCCGCTAAACACGGTGCTCGTTTCCAATGTAATGATCCCAATACGCACGGTTTGCCGCAGCGAGTGTGGGTTGGGACGGACGAAAATGGACACAAACTGGTAGTAAGCGCATGGACTGAGCTGCATTTGAGGGAAGCACCTGAACTGGCACTGAGCATAATCCGAATACAGCGTGAGGCAGCCAGTGGTAAAACCCATGACCCTCTGGAAAGTTGGTATGTGTGGTCGGGTCAAACTGAGCTTGACCTGACGCAAGTCTGGTCGTATTACAAGAGGCGTTACTCGATAGAACACGGCTATCGTTTTGACAAACAAGATTTGTTGTGGGAAAAACCACGCTTGCGCTATCCGAGCCAGTTTGAGTTGTGGACGGCGATAGTCAGTTTGGTACACGACGAATTGCAAATCGCTCAAGGCTTGGGCTTGGAAGTGTTGCGACCTTGGGAAAATAGTCAACGAAAGCCAAGCCCTCAGCAAATTCGACGAGGCTTGTCCGGAATAATTGTGCAGTTGGGCAGTCCGGCCAAAGCCAGCAAAGTGCGAGGAAATGGGAAGGGTCGAGCGGTTGGCACCAAAGTAAGACCGGCTACCCGCTATAAGGTGGTCAAAAAGGGGTTTTCTACCTCTAATTTGACGAATATTCGCTGTTAA
- a CDS encoding GDP-L-fucose synthase family protein: protein MKLFTAKRILITGGNGFLGRSIINNLREKGCEHIFAPRKAEYDLRNNEQVIQLYQDINPQIIIHAAATVGGIGANLEHPGDFFYDNLIMGIQMMEQARQHKVEKFVAVGTVCAYPKFAPVPFKEDDLWNGYPEETNAPYGLAKKMLLVQAQAYRQQFAFNGIFLLPVNLYGPYDNFDPRSSHVIPALIKKCIDARKENLPEITVWGDGSPTREFLYVDDAARGIVMATELYNKSDAVNLGSSYEISIRELAVTIAEFCGFKGKITFDTTKPNGQPRRKLDVSKAEQEFGFKSSTSFSEGLKETIEWYLYSLEK, encoded by the coding sequence ATAAAATTGTTCACTGCTAAAAGGATTTTGATAACAGGCGGTAATGGCTTTTTAGGTCGTAGCATTATCAATAATTTGAGAGAAAAAGGATGTGAACATATTTTTGCCCCGCGCAAGGCTGAATATGACTTGCGAAATAACGAGCAAGTAATTCAATTGTATCAAGATATAAACCCACAGATAATAATCCATGCGGCTGCTACAGTTGGTGGGATAGGCGCTAATTTAGAACATCCCGGCGATTTTTTTTACGATAATCTGATTATGGGTATTCAAATGATGGAGCAAGCTCGCCAACATAAGGTTGAGAAGTTTGTGGCAGTCGGCACAGTTTGCGCATATCCTAAATTTGCCCCCGTGCCGTTCAAGGAAGACGACCTTTGGAACGGTTACCCTGAAGAGACGAATGCGCCCTACGGTTTGGCAAAAAAAATGTTATTAGTCCAAGCCCAAGCATACCGTCAGCAATTTGCTTTTAACGGTATTTTCCTCCTGCCGGTTAACCTTTATGGTCCTTATGATAATTTTGATCCGAGAAGCTCACATGTAATTCCCGCCCTGATAAAAAAATGTATTGATGCCCGCAAAGAGAACCTACCGGAAATTACAGTCTGGGGGGATGGTTCACCAACACGCGAATTTCTTTACGTGGATGATGCCGCTCGCGGTATAGTAATGGCTACCGAATTATATAACAAAAGTGATGCCGTAAACCTCGGCTCAAGCTATGAGATTTCCATCCGAGAACTGGCCGTTACTATAGCCGAATTTTGTGGATTCAAGGGCAAAATCACCTTTGATACTACCAAACCGAACGGGCAACCGCGTCGCAAACTTGATGTAAGCAAAGCAGAGCAAGAATTCGGTTTCAAATCCAGCACCAGTTTCAGTGAAGGCTTAAAAGAGACAATAGAATGGTATCTCTACTCACTTGAAAAATAA
- a CDS encoding glycosyltransferase, whose protein sequence is MTCELFSDFNSEDEEQLATNDFYLTLKNLRDAAKNKQPSWAEYPNYILYSNVCFWAIRKREYGFITNWFTKLEKQLETSIKVLDVGCGVVPLCNWISSRGHAVTAIDPLKEDIDFLIDNNLNAFYGSEVEYLNARAEKLPFKDASFDIITFVSCLEHIAPGNDRVSLLEIARVIKPGGYLLITFDVAPQQQQQADEKEKPLYQRQFAYPFSINATRHLFDQISDYFDITPITLPPEFENLTLEQVHDFWQKTQLHDERTEPIREYLAMGLVLQRTVNPVNISFDYIEAAYIEGQTAIEGQLSYFQTHAKLRHEIINELAQENKLLRSAANARLQDINSLEDIQKQLVQENELLRSAADARLKIIDSLVVNQEQLIQEFERKRTETDTKLQVISSLIENESAKSISLIPESNQVYFGYLDKPRSSIVLTSNLEVAGWIFSTIAPIANLDLFIDNRYFGKINYGIERPDVYQRYNHPNAINSGFQSHFPLSEVLNGNHLIVIRALDAEGNRTEFSHKLKVVNNSIFFKRFLGNKNLFNEIRPYLVKKLFGFQLGVLYQYPHKTLKIPTRYYKTKKLKAPPLITIVTPSYNHAEFIERTIKSVLDQQYPKLEYIIQDGGSSDNTVRILKRYSGQLTRWESAKDKGQAHAINLGFQNTNGEIMAYLNSDDLLLPGTLAYVAQFFIEHPQVDVVYGQRVIINEYDREVGRWILPPHRHGLPIMEDILSWADYIPQETLFWRRSLWEKVGGKIDENFQFAMDWELLLRFRAANATFARLPRFLGAFRVHTEQKSQARINDIGAKESSRLREQYIGRNVSEAEIYYKILPYLKKHIIYHKLYRLGILRY, encoded by the coding sequence ATGACTTGTGAGCTGTTTTCTGACTTTAACTCGGAAGATGAAGAACAACTAGCTACTAATGATTTTTACCTTACACTAAAAAATCTTCGAGATGCAGCAAAAAATAAACAACCCAGTTGGGCGGAATATCCAAATTATATTTTATACTCCAATGTTTGTTTTTGGGCAATTCGTAAAAGGGAATACGGTTTTATCACAAATTGGTTTACTAAGCTAGAAAAACAATTAGAAACATCAATCAAAGTTCTGGATGTTGGTTGTGGGGTTGTTCCTTTATGTAATTGGATTTCGAGCCGAGGACATGCAGTTACCGCAATTGACCCACTGAAAGAAGACATTGATTTTTTAATTGATAATAATCTGAATGCCTTTTATGGCTCAGAGGTTGAATACTTAAATGCGCGAGCGGAAAAGCTCCCTTTTAAAGATGCTAGTTTTGATATTATAACGTTTGTCTCATGTTTAGAGCATATAGCGCCGGGAAATGACCGTGTTTCACTTCTTGAAATTGCGCGAGTAATTAAACCGGGCGGTTATTTGCTTATAACCTTTGACGTAGCGCCTCAGCAGCAACAACAAGCTGATGAAAAAGAAAAACCCCTTTATCAACGCCAATTCGCCTATCCATTTTCTATAAATGCTACAAGACATTTATTTGACCAAATCAGTGACTATTTTGATATTACACCTATAACCTTGCCACCTGAATTTGAGAATTTAACCTTAGAGCAAGTTCATGACTTTTGGCAAAAAACCCAGCTTCACGATGAGCGCACTGAACCAATAAGAGAGTATTTGGCAATGGGCTTAGTATTGCAACGAACCGTTAATCCTGTGAATATATCATTTGATTACATCGAAGCTGCCTATATAGAAGGACAGACTGCCATTGAAGGGCAATTATCATACTTTCAGACTCATGCTAAGTTGCGTCATGAGATAATCAATGAATTAGCACAAGAAAATAAGCTTTTGAGATCAGCCGCTAATGCAAGATTACAAGATATAAACAGCTTGGAGGACATCCAAAAACAGTTAGTACAAGAAAATGAGCTTTTGAGGTCAGCCGCCGATGCAAGATTAAAAATTATAGACAGTTTGGTAGTTAACCAAGAACAATTAATACAAGAATTTGAGCGTAAAAGGACAGAAACTGATACAAAGTTACAGGTGATTAGCAGCCTGATAGAAAACGAAAGTGCTAAGTCAATCTCTTTAATTCCAGAATCTAATCAGGTTTATTTCGGATATCTTGATAAACCAAGAAGCAGCATAGTTTTAACAAGTAATTTGGAAGTAGCTGGTTGGATATTTTCAACCATTGCCCCAATAGCTAATCTCGATCTCTTCATAGACAATCGATATTTTGGGAAGATAAATTATGGAATAGAAAGACCTGATGTATATCAGAGATATAACCACCCTAACGCGATCAACAGTGGGTTTCAAAGCCATTTTCCTTTATCTGAGGTACTAAATGGGAATCATCTGATTGTAATTCGAGCGCTAGACGCAGAAGGCAATCGGACTGAATTTTCTCACAAGCTAAAGGTAGTCAACAACTCTATTTTTTTCAAGCGTTTTTTAGGCAACAAGAATTTATTCAATGAAATCAGACCATATTTGGTCAAAAAATTGTTCGGCTTTCAACTAGGAGTGCTTTATCAGTACCCGCACAAAACCTTAAAGATACCTACTAGATACTATAAAACCAAAAAGTTGAAAGCGCCTCCTTTAATTACAATTGTTACTCCTAGCTATAACCACGCAGAATTTATCGAAAGAACCATAAAAAGTGTCCTAGACCAGCAATATCCAAAGTTGGAGTACATCATTCAAGATGGCGGTTCCTCTGATAATACGGTTAGGATTTTAAAACGTTATTCTGGACAGCTAACACGCTGGGAATCTGCTAAGGATAAAGGGCAAGCGCACGCAATTAATTTGGGTTTCCAAAACACTAATGGGGAAATTATGGCTTATTTAAACTCAGACGATTTGCTTTTACCCGGTACATTAGCTTATGTAGCACAATTTTTTATCGAGCATCCGCAAGTAGATGTAGTTTATGGACAGCGTGTAATCATTAATGAGTACGACCGGGAGGTAGGACGCTGGATTCTGCCGCCGCACCGTCATGGGTTGCCGATAATGGAAGATATTCTTTCATGGGCTGATTATATACCACAAGAAACTCTATTCTGGAGGCGTAGCTTATGGGAAAAAGTTGGCGGAAAGATTGATGAGAATTTTCAATTTGCAATGGATTGGGAGCTTTTACTTCGCTTCCGCGCGGCAAATGCAACATTCGCTCGTTTGCCACGATTTTTAGGCGCTTTTAGGGTACATACTGAACAAAAGAGTCAAGCGAGAATAAATGACATAGGCGCAAAAGAGTCTAGCAGGCTCAGAGAGCAATATATCGGAAGAAATGTTTCTGAAGCTGAAATTTATTACAAAATACTGCCTTACTTAAAAAAGCATATAATTTATCATAAGCTATACCGACTTGGTATTTTACGTTATTAA
- a CDS encoding glycosyltransferase family 4 protein — protein sequence MSSQIKKRWLSLNKKTHSINLLFVLYYDFGTNSAIHVHNIANNLVVSGIDCIVAVPDNKETIREIGGNLYKTANFREIGNLKRLFNNSKGPDIVHAWTPREIVRQYCEELRSNYRFKQFIHMEDNEDFILKKELGGNQNYQMNGVYPVHLSHPVNYRDFLASADGITVIIDSLKNLMPAQVPIHLLTPGVDTSIFFPREPDQLLAKSLGIPINSTVICYTGSVHKANAEEVRSLYLAIALLNQQGYNTFLVRTGYDGCEFLREDELWIKKYSVELGHIDYKEIPRILSLAHIFVQPGYPNEFNNYRLPSKLPEFLAMGKPIILPATNLAYYLTHKENAYILPNADEIQISNAVKELLQDNELYHRLSTGSYEFAKVHLNWQENCQELKKFYESVMSFK from the coding sequence ATGTCTTCACAAATAAAAAAACGCTGGTTATCACTTAATAAAAAAACGCACTCAATAAATTTACTATTTGTTTTATATTATGATTTTGGAACAAACAGCGCTATTCATGTTCATAATATAGCTAATAATCTGGTTGTTAGTGGCATAGATTGCATAGTAGCTGTACCTGATAATAAGGAAACTATCAGGGAAATTGGGGGGAACTTATATAAAACAGCCAATTTTAGAGAGATTGGAAATCTAAAACGGCTTTTTAATAATTCTAAAGGACCTGACATAGTACATGCTTGGACACCACGAGAAATAGTACGCCAGTATTGTGAGGAATTAAGGAGCAATTACCGCTTTAAACAATTTATTCATATGGAAGACAATGAGGATTTTATACTAAAAAAAGAGCTAGGTGGCAATCAAAACTACCAAATGAATGGGGTGTATCCAGTACATTTATCGCATCCTGTGAATTATCGTGACTTTTTAGCTTCCGCGGATGGTATAACAGTAATAATTGATTCACTAAAAAACCTAATGCCTGCTCAAGTGCCTATACATTTGTTAACCCCCGGAGTAGATACCTCAATATTTTTCCCAAGAGAACCAGATCAACTACTGGCTAAGAGTTTGGGCATACCAATAAATAGTACAGTGATTTGCTATACCGGTAGCGTGCATAAAGCAAATGCAGAAGAAGTAAGAAGTTTATATCTTGCTATAGCTTTGCTTAACCAACAGGGTTATAACACTTTTTTGGTAAGAACGGGATATGACGGCTGTGAATTTCTTAGAGAGGACGAACTATGGATAAAAAAGTATTCTGTAGAATTAGGTCATATAGATTATAAAGAGATTCCCCGAATTTTAAGTTTAGCGCATATATTTGTCCAGCCCGGTTATCCCAATGAATTCAATAATTATCGCCTTCCCTCCAAACTCCCCGAATTTCTTGCGATGGGGAAACCAATAATTCTTCCAGCTACAAATTTAGCATATTACTTGACACACAAAGAAAACGCTTATATCTTACCTAATGCAGATGAGATTCAAATTTCAAATGCTGTAAAAGAACTTCTCCAAGATAATGAGCTTTACCACAGATTATCCACAGGTTCATACGAATTTGCTAAAGTACACTTAAATTGGCAGGAAAATTGTCAAGAACTCAAAAAATTTTATGAATCAGTTATGTCCTTTAAATAA
- a CDS encoding MazG nucleotide pyrophosphohydrolase domain-containing protein yields MKTIAERQREAAQMLGDDLKHPRVGAVLGLVEELGELVKEVMECEIYGVDNPELRHKMGDEVADVLFSLFEVCSAYNLELEEVYDRKLDKIRGKLPEWQLKYAEGLRRVRARLD; encoded by the coding sequence ATGAAAACCATCGCGGAACGCCAGCGCGAAGCAGCCCAAATGTTGGGCGACGATTTGAAGCATCCCAGAGTAGGCGCGGTGCTAGGGCTGGTCGAGGAATTGGGCGAACTGGTAAAAGAGGTGATGGAGTGCGAGATTTACGGAGTGGATAACCCCGAACTGCGCCATAAGATGGGCGATGAGGTAGCGGATGTGCTGTTCAGTTTGTTTGAGGTTTGCAGCGCGTACAATCTGGAACTGGAAGAAGTGTACGACCGCAAACTGGATAAAATTCGCGGCAAGTTGCCAGAGTGGCAGCTAAAATACGCTGAGGGCTTGCGCCGAGTGCGCGCCCGACTGGATTAA
- a CDS encoding type II toxin-antitoxin system VapC family toxin, whose translation MAQQKPKLVYWKPGLAVKASKVYLDANFIVALAHPAHIWHANALALLAHFNERNTGLTLSSLALNEAIYQLMRLREKESESPEAVPNLSLWLDDILLRSPLLRLFEPPDLAFHRKTLKAIAEHELDPTDAFHYIAARHLNCPLLSNDAGFQKIPDEHLLIVTFF comes from the coding sequence ATGGCGCAACAGAAACCCAAGCTAGTTTACTGGAAACCGGGCTTAGCGGTGAAGGCTTCCAAAGTGTATCTTGACGCTAATTTCATCGTCGCGCTGGCGCATCCCGCCCACATTTGGCATGCCAATGCGTTGGCGTTGTTGGCACATTTCAACGAGCGCAACACCGGGTTGACGCTTTCTTCGCTGGCTTTGAACGAGGCGATTTATCAGCTAATGCGCTTGCGTGAGAAGGAGAGCGAGTCGCCCGAAGCTGTCCCTAATCTGTCGCTGTGGCTGGACGATATTTTGCTGCGTTCGCCCCTCTTGCGCTTGTTTGAGCCGCCAGATCTTGCCTTTCATCGCAAGACCCTGAAAGCGATTGCCGAGCATGAATTAGACCCCACCGACGCTTTCCACTATATCGCGGCACGTCACCTTAATTGCCCGTTGCTTAGTAATGATGCCGGCTTTCAGAAAATTCCTGATGAACACCTACTCATAGTGACCTTCTTTTGA
- a CDS encoding NAD(P)H-dependent glycerol-3-phosphate dehydrogenase, with product MANSSFVTVIGSGSWGTTLAWLVARKGMRTVLWTRTQEEAELLRADGENKRFLPGAKFPPALEITSDLEKAISPGCEMVIMAPPSGFMRNEMQMCRPYFDSLSEMPVVLSAAKGLEKDNLYRMTEVMAQEWPEGEEAGKICALSGPNLAREVAEGKPGATVIAGRNDVSTTRAQQLITSATFRVYTNPDVIGVELAGALKNIIALGAGVADGLHSGDNAKGAFLTRGMAEIGRLGVASGANPLTFLGLAGLGDLVATCFSHYSRNRHVGEELATGKSLDEILKNMTQVAEGVYTTVSARRLAARFGVEMPITEQLYQIMFEGKNPLIAITDLMLREPTGEMYGFTI from the coding sequence ATGGCAAATAGTTCTTTTGTAACGGTTATCGGTAGTGGTAGCTGGGGTACAACCTTGGCTTGGCTGGTGGCGCGTAAGGGCATGCGCACAGTATTGTGGACGCGCACCCAAGAGGAAGCGGAGTTGCTACGCGCTGACGGTGAGAACAAACGCTTTTTACCGGGCGCGAAATTTCCTCCCGCGCTTGAAATAACCTCAGACCTTGAAAAAGCGATTTCCCCCGGCTGTGAAATGGTGATTATGGCGCCTCCTTCCGGCTTTATGCGCAACGAGATGCAGATGTGCCGCCCTTATTTCGACAGCCTCTCCGAAATGCCGGTGGTACTTAGCGCGGCGAAAGGCTTGGAAAAAGATAATCTCTACCGCATGACCGAAGTGATGGCGCAGGAGTGGCCCGAAGGGGAAGAGGCGGGTAAAATCTGCGCTCTTTCTGGTCCTAATCTGGCGCGGGAAGTGGCAGAGGGCAAGCCGGGCGCAACCGTTATCGCCGGGCGCAACGATGTTTCCACCACTCGCGCACAGCAGTTGATTACTTCTGCTACTTTCCGGGTCTATACCAACCCCGATGTGATAGGAGTCGAACTTGCGGGTGCACTCAAGAATATTATCGCGCTTGGCGCAGGGGTGGCGGATGGGCTGCATTCGGGCGACAATGCTAAAGGCGCGTTCCTGACTCGTGGTATGGCGGAAATCGGCAGGCTAGGGGTGGCATCTGGCGCAAATCCGCTCACTTTCCTCGGTTTGGCAGGGCTTGGCGATCTGGTAGCGACCTGTTTCAGCCACTACAGCCGCAACCGCCATGTGGGTGAAGAACTAGCGACTGGTAAGAGCCTTGATGAGATTCTCAAAAATATGACGCAAGTGGCAGAAGGGGTCTACACCACTGTTTCGGCGCGGCGGTTGGCTGCCCGTTTTGGCGTGGAAATGCCCATCACTGAACAGCTATACCAAATTATGTTCGAGGGTAAGAATCCGCTCATCGCTATCACCGACCTGATGTTGCGCGAACCCACCGGGGAGATGTACGGGTTTACGATATAA
- a CDS encoding NADAR domain-containing protein, producing MPASKTPPILDSYWVTPGLFLAGEYPGNMDDTVARQRLEKFVAAGIRVFIDLTRPDDRNGKGLRPYNPVLQRLAIDKGLQLTYISSPIRDQSAPTETQMSEILTLINLFTMQQKPVYVHCWGGIGRTGTVVSCYLIEKKSLTARQAIDKMNLLRKDTPDARQTSPQDPTQIALIDRWAIRNQSPNQPDATPVLFYSKDKPYYNFTNFAPYGFELDGYYWQTSEHYFQAQKFVGTPYFDKVREANSPREAFDLAHKFDAHKCAGWLQLRDGVMKKAVYRKFETNADIQAELLGTGNRLLVEDSKDKDEYWGNGADGKGKNMLGTILMEVREELRR from the coding sequence TTGCCAGCATCCAAAACACCACCCATTCTCGACAGTTATTGGGTAACTCCCGGTCTATTTTTAGCTGGAGAGTATCCCGGTAATATGGACGACACTGTGGCACGACAACGTCTAGAGAAATTTGTCGCAGCAGGTATCAGAGTTTTCATTGACCTGACCCGCCCCGACGACCGAAACGGCAAAGGCTTGCGCCCCTACAACCCGGTATTGCAGCGCCTTGCTATTGATAAAGGTTTGCAACTAACCTATATCAGTTCTCCCATACGTGATCAGAGTGCGCCTACCGAAACTCAGATGTCGGAAATTCTGACGTTGATTAACCTGTTCACCATGCAACAAAAGCCGGTGTATGTCCACTGCTGGGGTGGCATAGGACGCACTGGAACGGTGGTTTCGTGCTATCTCATCGAAAAGAAAAGCCTTACCGCTCGACAGGCTATCGACAAAATGAATTTACTCCGCAAAGACACCCCCGATGCTAGGCAAACATCCCCGCAAGACCCCACCCAGATCGCCTTGATTGACCGATGGGCTATCCGTAACCAATCCCCGAATCAGCCAGATGCCACACCCGTGCTTTTCTATAGCAAAGATAAGCCGTACTACAATTTCACCAACTTTGCTCCCTATGGCTTTGAACTGGACGGCTATTACTGGCAAACCAGCGAACATTACTTCCAAGCTCAAAAATTTGTAGGGACACCCTATTTCGATAAAGTGCGGGAAGCGAATAGTCCCAGAGAAGCCTTTGACCTAGCTCACAAATTTGATGCTCACAAATGTGCTGGTTGGCTTCAACTCCGGGATGGTGTAATGAAAAAAGCGGTTTACCGCAAATTTGAAACTAATGCCGATATACAGGCTGAACTGCTGGGAACCGGAAACCGCTTATTGGTGGAAGATTCCAAAGACAAAGACGAATACTGGGGAAATGGTGCAGACGGCAAGGGGAAAAATATGCTCGGCACAATCCTCATGGAAGTGCGAGAAGAACTGCGCCGATAG